The window ATTTATGTGATGATGTTAGAGGATTTAGGTTATTTTGAGATTTAACTCTTTTTCTTTTAACACACATGAGCTTCATGAATCTCTGTAATGATGTCAGTGGAGTTTCATTGCAATGTAAGAAAAGCATGTGTAATGCTCtgtgtttcattttatatttaggTTAGATGACCACCTCAGCATTCAAACTTCCTGTTTTGTAAAGGCAGTAAATGTGTTTCTTGTACTGAGTTGAACACAGGCCTGACCATGCTGGACTCACTTTTAtagatacaaaataaaattggATAAACTTCACTACACGAGGATTTATTTATTatcaaaattttattaaaaatagttTAGACAAGTcataaatattttgtaaaaaaatatatatattaaataaacacataacaggaGTGAAGTATATGTACACAGTCAGATGTTgagtttaaatataaaaacagatGAATCAATTCTTCAGACTGTCTTGTTTTGGGTCTTTGTTGTTCTGTTGTCCACTTTAGTGATGTGACCGCTCACCCAGCTGGTTTCTGGATCTACACAGATCCTCCTTCTGTCAGTCTCAAACctgaaaagataaacataaTAACAAGACTTTAGAGAAAAGATTTCAACAGATGGAGACATTCAGTTTGATATTAcagtttaaaatgaataatatATCTAAATACTCACACAATAGCTGGTTTAGAGCAGCTGCTGTCAGTCCTATAGTACGACTTCACCAGTTTCAGAGGAATCACTGCATTGCTGAACTTATAAC is drawn from Misgurnus anguillicaudatus chromosome 6, ASM2758022v2, whole genome shotgun sequence and contains these coding sequences:
- the LOC129434061 gene encoding C-C motif chemokine 4-like isoform X1, with product MRHLMALMFLVIFCSLQLTTSAPSASDLAKSTCCYKFSNAVIPLKLVKSYYRTDSSCSKPAIVFETDRRRICVDPETSWVSGHITKVDNRTTKTQNKTV